One segment of Carya illinoinensis cultivar Pawnee chromosome 1, C.illinoinensisPawnee_v1, whole genome shotgun sequence DNA contains the following:
- the LOC122277798 gene encoding CBL-interacting serine/threonine-protein kinase 7-like: MEPEVAPTPTPSPASNTTTLLGKYQLGRLLGRGSFAKVYQARSIVDDTAVAVKIIDKSKTVDAAMEPRIIREIMAMRRLQDHPNILKILEVMATKTKIYLVVELATGGELFSKISRRGKLSEPSARRYFQQLVSALHFCHQNGVAHRDVKPQNLLLDKDGNLKVSDFGLSALPEQLKNGLLHTACGTPAYTAPEVVRRRGYDGSKADAWSCGVILFVLLAGYLPFDDSSIVAMYKKIHHRDYQFPAWFSKRASYVIFQLLDPNPDTRMGIEALMQNAWFKKSLRDRSQNQSLFNSASNCKYEKLASMNAFDIISLSSGLDLSGLFETTSSRTGKEKRFTSNVSGEVVIERVREVGGRLGYKVEEGKAGSSLGLGKGRVVLLIGVSEIATELVLGEVKVIEGGVEFEELNQWGDLKAGLQDIVVAWHSDNLNGGDG, translated from the coding sequence ATGGAACCAGAGGTTGCGCCTACCCCAACACCATCACCAGCATCCAACACCACTACCCTACTGGGGAAGTACCAATTGGGGCGGCTACTCGGACGAGGCAGCTTCGCCAAGGTGTACCAAGCACGGTCAATAGTGGACGACACAGCTGTGGCCGTGAAGATCATCGACAAGTCCAAAACCGTCGACGCCGCCATGGAACCACGGATAATCCGAGAGATCATGGCCATGCGTCGCCTCCAGGACCACCCCAACATCCTCAAAATCCTCGAGGTCATGGCCACCAAGACCAAGATCTATCTCGTCGTGGAGCTCGCCACGGGCGGTGAGCTTTTCTCCAAGATCTCGCGCCGCGGCAAGCTGTCTGAGCCGTCCGCGCGGCGGTACTTCCAGCAGCTGGTATCGGCGCTGCATTTCTGCCACCAAAACGGCGTCGCCCACCGCGACGTGAAGCCTCAGAACCTCCTCCTGGACAAGGACGGCAACCTGAAGGTCTCGGACTTCGGGCTCTCGGCTCTCCCCGAGCAGCTCAAGAACGGATTGCTCCATACGGCGTGCGGTACCCCGGCTTACACGGCCCCAGAGGTCGTCCGCCGGCGCGGCTACGACGGTTCTAAAGCCGATGCATGGTCTTGCGGGGTCATCCTCTTCGTGTTACTCGCAGGGTACCTCCCATTCGACGATAGCAGTATCGTAGCCATGTACAAGAAGATTCACCACCGAGACTATCAGTTCCCGGCTTGGTTCTCCAAGCGGGCGAGCTACGTGATCTTTCAGCTCCTCGATCCGAACCCCGACACGAGAATGGGCATCGAAGCCCTCATGCAGAACGCGTGGTTCAAGAAGTCGTTACGAGATAGATCCCAAAACCAGAGTCTATTCAATTCAGCCAGTAACTGCAAATACGAAAAATTGGCAAGCATGAACGCGTTCGATATAATATCGTTGTCGTCAGGGCTAGACTTGTCGGGGCTGTTTGAAACGACGTCGAGCCGGACTGGGAAAGAGAAGCGGTTCACCTCGAACGTTTCCGGGGAGGTGGTGATAGAGAGAGTGAGGGAGGTGGGTGGGAGATTAGGATATAAAGTAGAGGAAGGGAAGGCTGGGAGTAGTTTAGGGTTGGGGAAAGGGAGGGTGGTTTTGTTGATTGGAGTGTCAGAAATCGCGACCGAGTTGGTTTTGGGTGAGGTTAAGGTGATCGAGGGTGGGGTGGAGTTTGAGGAACTTAATCAGTGGGGAGACTTGAAGGCTGGGCTTCAAGACATTGTTGTCGCTTGGCACAGCGATAATCTTAATGGTGGGGATGGTTAA
- the LOC122277805 gene encoding uncharacterized protein LOC122277805, protein MSSLGTSKGVLEIAKFGIYVSVPIVLMYAFANNTKNLQKFMGNRSYVVYPPEGPRPPSPEELREMARELARKNKNR, encoded by the exons ATGTCCTCTCTGGGAACTTCGAAGGGAGTCCTTGAGATCGCGAAGTTCGGGATCTATGTTTCCGTGCCGATCGTTCTTATGTACGCCTTCGCTAACAATACTAAGAATCTTCAGAAATTTATGGGAAAT CGTTCATATGTAGTGTATCCCCCTGAGGGACCAAGGCCTCCCTCGCCAGAGGAACTAAGGGAGATGGCCCGTGAACTAGCTCGCAAGAACAAAAACCGCTGA
- the LOC122277814 gene encoding 3-ketoacyl-CoA synthase 11-like: MADERKQNPETESVSVQAPVERRQNNLPNFLLSVRLKYVKLGYHYLISNAMYLLLVPLLCIASANLSTINVQELVQLWQDLKFDLVSGTVCSALMVFLATLYFMSRPRKVYLVNFACYKPDAERTCTREIFMERSIRLGSFTEENLAFQKKILERSGLGQKTYLPEAILRVPPNPCMAEARKEAETVMFGAIDELLAKTGVRAKDIGILVVNCSLFNPTPSLSAMIVNHYKLRGNIVSYNLGGMGCSAGLISIDLAKQLLQVHPNSYALVVSMENITLNWYFGNDRSMLVSNCLFRMGGAAILLSNRSSDRRRSKYQLIHTVRTHKGSDDKCYNCVLQREDETKRIGVSLSKDLMAVAGDALKTNITTLGPLVLPMSEQLLFFATLVGRKILKMKIKPYIPDFKLAFEHFCIHAGGRAVLDELEKNLELTDWHMEPSRMTLNRFGNTSSSSLWYELAYSEAKGRIRKGDRTWQIAFGSGFKCNSAVWRALRTIDPTKEKNPWMDEIHEFPVHVPKVESIKVS; encoded by the exons ATGGCGGATGAGAGGAAACAAAACCCGGAGACTGAATCGGTTTCGGTTCAAGCTCCGGTGGAGAGAAGGCAAAACAACCTTCCCAACTTTCTCTTGTCTGTCAGACTCAAGTATGTGAAGCTTGGGTACCACTACTTGATCTCCAACGCCATGTACCTCTTGCTTGTGCCGCTTCTTTGCATAGCTTCAGCTAATCTTTCAACAATCAATGTCCAAGAACTCGTCCAGTTATGGCAAGACCTAAAGTTCGATCTTGTTTCGGGGACTGTCTGCTCAGCTCTTATGGTTTTCCTTGCCACCCTTTACTTCATGAGCCGTCCAAGAAAAGTTTACCTGGTAAACTTCGCATGTTACAAGCCGGATGCAGAGCGAACGTGTACTCGGGAGATTTTCATGGAAAGATCTATTCGACTTGGGAGTTTCACAGAGGAAAACTTGGCCTTTCAAAAGAAGATATTGGAGAGGTCAGGGTTGGGCCAGAAAACGTACTTGCCGGAGGCCATCTTACGAGTCCCCCCCAACCCGTGTATGGCCGAGGCAAGGAAGGAAGCTGAGACTGTGATGTTCGGAGCCATTGATGAGCTCTTGGCAAAGACCGGAGTGAGGGCTAAGGACATCGGGATTCTTGTGGTCAATTGTAGCTTGTTCAATCCAACTCCGTCCCTCTCCGCCATGATCGTCAATCACTACAAGCTCAGAGGGAACATTGTTAGCTATAATCTTGGTGGTATGGGTTGTAGTGCTGGCCTTATTTCTATAGACCTTGCTAAACAACTTCTACAG GTGCACCCCAACTCTTATGCCTTGGTTGTGAGCATGGAGAACATCACCCTCAACTGGTACTTTGGCAACGACCGATCCATGCTCGTCTCCAATTGCCTCTTCCGCATGGGCGGCGCAGCGATCCTCTTATCAAACCGATCCTCCGATCGTCGCCGCTCAAAGTACCAACTAATCCACACCGTACGCACTCACAAGGGTTCCGATGATAAGTGTTACAACTGCGTCTTACAAAGAGAGGATGAAACCAAAAGAATTGGCGTTTCGCTCTCCAAAGATCTAATGGCAGTTGCTGGAGACGCTCTCAAGACCAATATCACTACGCTTGGACCTTTGGTCCTTCCCATGTCAGAACAACTCCTATTTTTTGCGACTTTGGTGGgaagaaaaattcttaaaatgaaaataaagccATATATTCCTGACTTTAAACTTGCATTCGAGCATTTCTGCATTCATGCAGGAGGGAGAGCAGTGCTAGATGAGCTTGAGAAAAACCTTGAGCTGACCGACTGGCATATGGAGCCTTCAAGAATGACTCTTAATAGGTTTGGAAACACTTCAAGCAGTTCTCTGTGGTATGAGCTGGCTTACTCTGAGGCCAAGGGTAGGATCAGAAAGGGTGACCGAACATGGCAGATTGCTTTCGGTTCTGGATTTAAGTGTAACAGTGCTGTGTGGCGTGCATTGAGGACCATCGATCCGACTAAGGAAAAGAATCCTTGGATGGATGAGATTCACGAGTTTCCAGTTCATGTTCCAAAAGTCGAATCCATTAAAGTTTCTTGA